In Chryseobacterium shigense, the following proteins share a genomic window:
- a CDS encoding SDR family oxidoreductase, which yields MPENKVAYITGGTKGIGFGIARILLENGISVAFSGRKRDDVEKAEEDLRQYSENVLGIVSDVRNLQSEEEAVKYTIGKFGRLDFVIANAGLGIFKPVDELTAQEWNDMIETNLTGVFHTLKASIEELKKTEGYYITVSSLAGANFFENGTGYNASKFGVVGFTQAAMIDLRKYNIKSTVIMPGSVATNFNGNIPSEKDSWKIQPEDMGNLVLDILKMNPRVLPSKIEFRATKPA from the coding sequence ATGCCAGAAAATAAAGTAGCTTATATAACAGGAGGAACCAAAGGAATAGGTTTTGGAATAGCCAGAATATTATTGGAAAATGGTATTTCAGTAGCATTTTCGGGGCGTAAAAGAGATGACGTAGAGAAAGCGGAAGAAGATCTCAGGCAATATTCGGAAAACGTTCTTGGGATTGTTTCTGATGTGAGAAACCTGCAAAGTGAAGAAGAAGCTGTAAAATATACCATTGGAAAGTTCGGAAGACTGGATTTTGTAATTGCCAATGCAGGGCTGGGAATATTCAAACCTGTTGATGAACTCACAGCCCAGGAATGGAATGATATGATAGAAACCAACCTCACAGGCGTTTTTCATACATTAAAAGCTTCAATAGAAGAATTAAAGAAAACAGAAGGTTACTATATTACGGTTTCAAGCTTAGCAGGTGCCAATTTCTTTGAAAACGGAACAGGTTACAATGCCTCCAAATTCGGAGTAGTGGGATTCACCCAGGCAGCAATGATTGATCTCAGAAAGTATAACATCAAATCTACCGTCATTATGCCTGGTTCAGTAGCTACAAATTTTAACGGAAATATTCCTTCTGAAAAAGACAGCTGGAAGATTCAGCCTGAAGATATGGGGAATCTGGTGCTTGATATT
- a CDS encoding T9SS type A sorting domain-containing protein, which produces MKRILLSAALFSFFLGNAQMNYSFETSQGFNAGNVAGQGGWGGTAAAHSAVVSAEQAKPGTQSLKITGNNGTNHASAGAISPTVTVNGPIVTVYFNAYFTPSTPVGDECDFFFSPQSPAQSTINARMRFDFENNIQVIDMDPLTLQLAYIDTGTNFTRNVWNTYKIQLDFTNNEAKYYQNGTLIYTGVVAGGTMVGNIAITNDNYNSSAYFDGIQVVSGVLGTSEVTKKIDYKMYPNPTSDFVVVESKDKISSIAVYDFGGKKLDAPVADNKVDLRKLPAGVYILNIETPNGKITERIVKR; this is translated from the coding sequence ATGAAGAGAATTTTACTATCTGCTGCATTATTTAGTTTTTTTCTGGGTAATGCCCAAATGAATTACAGCTTTGAAACATCTCAGGGATTTAATGCCGGTAATGTTGCTGGACAAGGAGGCTGGGGAGGTACAGCTGCTGCACATAGTGCAGTGGTTTCTGCTGAACAGGCGAAGCCAGGGACACAATCTTTGAAAATTACAGGTAATAATGGTACCAACCATGCCTCTGCGGGTGCTATCAGCCCTACTGTAACGGTAAATGGACCCATTGTAACTGTTTATTTCAATGCCTATTTTACGCCATCGACTCCGGTAGGAGATGAATGTGATTTCTTTTTTTCCCCGCAATCACCTGCCCAAAGTACAATTAATGCAAGAATGAGGTTCGATTTTGAGAATAACATTCAAGTGATTGATATGGATCCGTTGACCCTTCAGCTTGCTTACATTGATACGGGCACAAATTTTACCAGAAATGTATGGAATACCTATAAGATACAATTGGATTTTACAAATAATGAGGCGAAGTATTATCAAAACGGAACGTTAATTTATACCGGTGTAGTTGCAGGAGGCACTATGGTAGGAAATATTGCGATTACCAATGATAACTACAACAGCTCAGCTTACTTTGATGGAATTCAGGTTGTAAGTGGTGTATTGGGTACATCTGAAGTTACAAAGAAGATAGATTACAAAATGTATCCTAACCCAACTTCCGATTTTGTTGTGGTAGAATCAAAAGATAAAATAAGCTCAATAGCAGTCTATGATTTTGGCGGTAAAAAACTGGATGCACCTGTTGCAGATAATAAAGTTGATTTAAGAAAATTACCAGCCGGAGTATATATTCTGAATATTGAAACACCTAACGGAAAAATAACGGAAAGAATTGTCAAAAGATAA
- a CDS encoding dipeptidase produces the protein MQETLNYINENKQRFVDELFELLRIPSISADPAYKNDVLKCADVCAEHLRNAGADNVEVCKTNGYPIVFGEKLLDKSLPTVLVYGHYDVQPADPLELWRKPPFEPYIEKTELHPEGAIFARGSADDKGQFFMHVKAFEAMMKTNTLPCNVKFILEGEEEVGSVSLGDFVNENKEKLSCDCILISDTHIYSNEQPTVTTGLRGLSYVEVEVEGPNRDLHSGLYGGAVPNPIHVLSRMIAKLIDEDGHITIDGFYDNVETVSDAERADMNKLKDNPEEFKKSIGLNGVEGEKSYTTLERTSIRPTLDCNGIWGGYTGEGAKTVIPSKASAKISMRLVPYQTPEEITEKFTKYFEKIAPENVKVKVTPHHGGMPYVLPSDTKEFLAAKQAMETAFGKEVLPYRSGGSIPITAMFEKVLGAKSVLMGFGLDSDAIHSPNEHYGLFNFYKGIESIPLFFGNYSKK, from the coding sequence ATGCAAGAGACATTAAATTACATTAACGAAAACAAACAGCGTTTCGTGGATGAATTATTTGAGTTATTGAGAATCCCTTCTATTTCTGCAGATCCAGCTTATAAAAATGACGTATTGAAATGTGCGGATGTATGTGCAGAACATCTTAGAAATGCAGGAGCAGACAATGTTGAAGTATGCAAAACAAACGGCTACCCAATCGTTTTTGGAGAAAAGCTATTAGATAAAAGCCTTCCTACAGTGCTTGTATACGGACATTATGACGTACAGCCTGCAGATCCCCTGGAATTGTGGAGAAAGCCGCCTTTTGAACCGTACATTGAAAAAACAGAACTTCACCCGGAAGGAGCAATCTTTGCCAGAGGTTCCGCGGATGATAAAGGACAGTTTTTCATGCACGTGAAAGCTTTTGAAGCGATGATGAAAACTAATACTCTTCCTTGCAACGTAAAATTTATCCTGGAAGGTGAAGAAGAAGTAGGATCTGTAAGTTTAGGCGATTTCGTTAATGAAAATAAAGAAAAGCTGTCTTGTGACTGCATCCTGATCTCTGACACCCATATCTACAGCAATGAACAGCCTACTGTAACTACAGGCTTAAGAGGGTTGAGCTATGTAGAAGTTGAAGTGGAAGGGCCAAACAGAGACCTGCATTCAGGGCTTTACGGAGGAGCAGTCCCAAATCCGATTCATGTACTTTCCAGAATGATTGCCAAACTGATTGATGAAGACGGGCACATTACTATCGATGGATTCTACGATAATGTAGAAACGGTATCAGATGCTGAAAGAGCCGATATGAACAAATTGAAGGATAACCCGGAAGAATTTAAAAAATCTATCGGCCTCAATGGAGTGGAAGGTGAAAAGAGCTATACAACGCTTGAAAGAACCTCTATACGCCCTACTTTAGACTGTAATGGTATTTGGGGAGGTTATACGGGAGAAGGTGCTAAAACAGTGATTCCTTCCAAAGCTTCTGCTAAAATCTCAATGCGTCTGGTTCCTTATCAGACTCCTGAAGAAATCACAGAAAAATTCACAAAATATTTTGAAAAGATTGCTCCTGAGAACGTTAAAGTAAAAGTAACCCCTCACCACGGAGGAATGCCATATGTTTTACCAAGCGATACCAAGGAGTTCCTGGCTGCCAAACAGGCTATGGAAACGGCATTTGGTAAAGAAGTGCTTCCTTACAGAAGTGGCGGAAGTATTCCGATTACAGCTATGTTTGAAAAAGTATTGGGAGCCAAGTCTGTGTTAATGGGCTTTGGATTGGATTCTGATGCAATTCACTCACCAAATGAGCATTACGGTCTGTTTAATTTCTATAAAGGAATTGAGAGTATCCCACTTTTCTTCGGGAATTATTCAAAAAAATAA
- a CDS encoding OmpA family protein, translated as MKKLIICLAVATVAVSCKKIQAGGNKNTLKLEEGVERYSDDAQIGGEAHGHEAAAGHGSEHAEKKSQVSIDLNGVALKGFANGMEDSMIKYLKSGQYASATEDGLKNVWYDFDNVNFKIGSANQLEAGSQGQLDNLAKILKAYPDAKIKIGGYTDKTGDEAKNVKLSQDRANFIKAQLTALGAGGQIVSAEGYGSQFAKVDAKASDAERASDRKMSVRFTK; from the coding sequence ATGAAAAAATTAATTATATGTTTAGCTGTTGCAACAGTAGCCGTAAGCTGTAAAAAGATCCAGGCAGGAGGAAACAAGAATACTCTGAAGTTGGAAGAAGGAGTAGAAAGATACTCTGACGATGCACAGATTGGGGGCGAAGCACACGGTCATGAAGCTGCTGCAGGACATGGTTCTGAACATGCTGAGAAAAAATCTCAGGTTTCTATTGATTTAAATGGAGTTGCTTTAAAAGGTTTTGCTAACGGGATGGAAGATAGCATGATTAAATACCTGAAGTCCGGACAGTATGCTTCTGCAACAGAAGACGGATTGAAAAATGTATGGTATGACTTTGATAATGTAAACTTCAAAATAGGTTCTGCCAATCAATTGGAAGCCGGTTCTCAGGGACAGTTGGATAACCTGGCTAAAATTTTGAAAGCTTACCCTGATGCAAAAATTAAAATCGGTGGTTATACTGATAAAACAGGAGACGAAGCCAAGAATGTAAAATTATCTCAGGACAGAGCAAACTTTATTAAAGCTCAGCTTACCGCTTTAGGTGCCGGTGGACAGATTGTTTCAGCAGAAGGATACGGAAGCCAGTTTGCAAAAGTAGACGCAAAAGCATCTGATGCAGAAAGAGCATCTGACAGAAAAATGTCTGTAAGATTTACAAAATAA
- a CDS encoding class I SAM-dependent methyltransferase yields MLSEKSVENKIVNQDIQNYINANLNSDLHALLLKKSPFPNVSMQEIVQQIKGKQTARKKFPFLLKEGIIFPPQLNLEQSSSESTAHYKSEILKGNKFIDLTSGFGIDAYYLSQNFNEVTLVEQNPELLNIVEHNWGILNRKASFINQNLEDFLSANKEYFDAIYLDPARRDQNKNKVFLLEDLSPDILQIREKLLSTADQVVVKLSPLIDLKYLISVLPGIFRIEIIAVKNDVKEAVIFLSEEKREGIMVNCTNLESGESVFTFTFGDEENAGAVYAEPEKFIYIPNNSILKAGVFNLLSERFGLKKLHPNTHIYTSDQKVSNFPGRIFEMESIESKQVKKKEQFNIISKNYPLKPDEIKKKYGIKDGGESYLIFTQSKKGKIILKSV; encoded by the coding sequence ATGTTGTCTGAGAAATCTGTGGAAAATAAAATAGTAAACCAAGACATTCAAAACTACATCAATGCAAATCTAAATTCGGATTTACATGCACTATTATTAAAAAAATCCCCATTTCCAAATGTTTCCATGCAGGAAATCGTACAGCAGATCAAAGGAAAACAGACTGCCCGGAAGAAATTTCCGTTTTTGCTTAAAGAAGGAATTATTTTTCCGCCCCAGCTTAACTTAGAACAATCATCTTCAGAAAGCACAGCCCACTATAAATCAGAAATTCTTAAAGGAAATAAATTTATCGACCTTACAAGCGGTTTTGGAATTGATGCCTATTATCTGTCACAAAACTTTAATGAAGTTACTTTGGTAGAGCAGAATCCCGAATTATTGAATATTGTGGAACATAATTGGGGTATTTTAAACCGGAAAGCATCATTTATTAATCAAAATCTGGAAGACTTTTTAAGTGCTAACAAAGAATATTTTGATGCCATTTATTTGGACCCTGCAAGAAGAGACCAGAACAAAAATAAAGTTTTCCTGCTCGAAGATCTTTCTCCGGATATTCTTCAGATCAGGGAAAAACTTCTCAGTACAGCAGATCAGGTAGTTGTAAAGCTCTCACCTTTAATAGATTTGAAATATCTCATATCAGTTTTACCGGGTATTTTCAGGATAGAAATTATAGCGGTAAAAAATGATGTTAAGGAAGCGGTTATTTTCCTGTCTGAAGAGAAAAGGGAAGGCATTATGGTGAATTGTACCAACCTGGAGAGCGGAGAATCTGTCTTTACATTTACGTTTGGTGATGAAGAAAATGCAGGGGCAGTATATGCTGAACCTGAAAAATTCATATATATTCCCAATAACAGTATTTTAAAAGCAGGAGTTTTCAATTTGCTTTCAGAAAGATTCGGGCTTAAAAAACTTCATCCCAATACTCATATCTATACTTCAGATCAGAAGGTTAGCAATTTTCCGGGAAGAATTTTTGAAATGGAATCCATTGAATCCAAGCAGGTTAAAAAGAAAGAACAATTCAATATCATCTCAAAGAATTATCCCTTAAAGCCTGATGAAATCAAGAAGAAATACGGTATAAAAGATGGCGGAGAAAGCTATCTTATTTTTACACAATCCAAAAAAGGGAAAATTATTTTAAAATCAGTATAA
- a CDS encoding DinB family protein translates to MKEKLIDLFEYTHHFNKEIIKHISENRLKVDDKTISLINHTLNAQQIWNSRILGEESFEVWQINPFESLDEINRQNFLKSIDIIQRSDLDQRVEYQNSRGAKFENSIFEMLFHAVNHSTYHRGQINSLLKQSGIDPLLTDYIFYKR, encoded by the coding sequence ATGAAAGAAAAACTGATTGACCTTTTTGAATACACCCATCATTTCAATAAAGAAATAATAAAACACATTTCAGAAAACAGATTGAAAGTTGACGATAAAACAATCAGCCTGATCAATCATACATTGAATGCCCAGCAGATTTGGAATTCACGGATCCTGGGTGAGGAATCATTTGAAGTCTGGCAAATCAATCCTTTTGAATCCCTTGACGAAATCAACCGGCAGAACTTCCTGAAAAGTATTGATATCATTCAAAGATCCGATCTGGACCAAAGAGTGGAATATCAGAACTCAAGAGGAGCAAAATTTGAAAACAGTATTTTTGAAATGCTTTTTCATGCCGTAAACCATTCAACTTATCACCGGGGCCAGATCAATTCCCTTCTGAAACAGAGTGGTATTGATCCATTACTGACCGATTATATTTTTTATAAACGATAA
- a CDS encoding methylmalonyl-CoA mutase family protein has product MSADILPNWENLVKKQLKTEDIYSILKKENLEGIDVKPFYSEVQKPLANLPKVEENTHLVARYHESLEEDVFAFILDHNVENLEQKTIFVNNKDLAGHISPKEEDQYFSLIDVFNENEGTIDDQLAKELLSKDFRRNICVDISLHQNAGAAIYQQLGMALAKTKELAEAYGAEILNKLIFRIAVGGNYFFEMAKLRAFKIVFNQLSKEYGLNETPYIFAETSLRNKAVADNENNLIRSTLELASAMIAGADAVFSNNYLVNRSTDNSEEISFKQQIVLAYESIINVFEDASNGSYYVEDITRQIAEKSWALFVETEEAGGYLELLKQGIVQKKIYDHAVEEQEWVEEGKIKLIGVNLYPKLDVKRSIDDLYSEKEIKAVRWAEMFE; this is encoded by the coding sequence ATGTCAGCAGATATACTTCCAAACTGGGAAAATTTAGTAAAGAAACAGCTTAAAACAGAAGACATTTATTCCATTTTAAAGAAAGAAAATCTTGAAGGAATTGATGTGAAACCTTTTTACAGTGAAGTTCAGAAACCATTGGCCAACCTGCCGAAAGTTGAAGAAAACACTCATCTCGTAGCCAGATATCATGAAAGTTTGGAAGAGGATGTTTTTGCATTTATTCTGGATCATAACGTAGAAAACCTTGAACAGAAGACAATTTTTGTCAATAATAAAGACCTTGCAGGACATATCAGTCCAAAAGAAGAAGATCAGTACTTTTCCCTGATCGACGTTTTCAACGAAAATGAGGGTACTATTGATGACCAGCTGGCTAAAGAACTTTTGTCAAAAGATTTCAGAAGAAACATCTGTGTGGATATTTCCCTTCATCAGAATGCCGGTGCTGCCATTTACCAGCAGTTGGGAATGGCATTGGCAAAAACAAAAGAACTTGCTGAAGCATATGGTGCAGAAATTCTAAATAAACTGATTTTCAGAATAGCCGTAGGAGGAAATTATTTCTTTGAGATGGCCAAACTGAGAGCTTTTAAAATAGTTTTTAACCAACTTTCCAAAGAATATGGTTTAAATGAAACTCCCTATATTTTTGCAGAAACATCCTTAAGAAACAAAGCTGTTGCAGATAATGAAAATAACCTTATCCGCTCAACACTGGAACTGGCTTCTGCCATGATTGCAGGTGCAGATGCTGTTTTCAGTAACAATTATCTTGTGAACCGAAGTACTGACAATTCCGAAGAGATTTCTTTTAAGCAGCAAATAGTGCTGGCTTATGAAAGTATTATCAATGTATTTGAGGATGCATCGAATGGAAGCTATTATGTAGAAGATATTACCCGTCAGATTGCAGAAAAATCCTGGGCTCTGTTTGTTGAAACAGAAGAGGCAGGAGGTTACCTTGAACTTTTGAAGCAGGGAATTGTTCAGAAAAAGATCTATGATCATGCTGTTGAAGAGCAGGAATGGGTGGAAGAAGGAAAAATAAAGCTGATAGGAGTGAATTTATACCCCAAATTAGACGTTAAAAGATCAATTGACGACTTATACAGTGAAAAGGAAATAAAAGCCGTACGCTGGGCTGAAATGTTTGAGTAG
- a CDS encoding FtsB family cell division protein, producing MKDSKLIKDIQPKSETLKIIQKYILNKYTITICMFLVWMIFFDKTSFLVINELNGEISRYEDQLEYYKKEYEKNDAFYKKLMNNKSEKEKYARENYFMKKPDEEIFILVVDSANVAEK from the coding sequence ATGAAAGATTCCAAACTTATTAAAGACATTCAGCCGAAATCTGAAACATTAAAAATTATCCAGAAATACATTCTGAATAAGTATACCATTACAATCTGTATGTTTCTCGTATGGATGATTTTCTTTGATAAAACCTCTTTCCTTGTTATTAATGAACTGAATGGCGAGATCAGCCGATATGAAGACCAGCTGGAGTATTATAAAAAAGAATACGAAAAGAACGATGCCTTTTATAAAAAGCTGATGAACAATAAATCGGAAAAGGAAAAATACGCCAGAGAAAATTATTTTATGAAAAAGCCGGATGAGGAAATCTTCATTCTGGTGGTAGACAGTGCAAATGTTGCTGAAAAATAA
- the udk gene encoding uridine kinase — MLVIGIAGGTGSGKTTVVDKIMQQLDIEGMNILSQDNYYHDNPNLTLTEREALNYDHPKSIDFDLMIKHVKALKNNESIEQPIYSFVTHSRTGDHVTVEPKNVLVVEGILVLTNKELLKEFDLKVFVHADSDERLIRRIRRDTQERGRDLNEVLHRYQTTLKPMHQEFIEPSKNEADLIIPNMRQNSVAIDFLTTVIKNSLRKH, encoded by the coding sequence ATGCTTGTAATAGGAATTGCCGGAGGAACAGGATCCGGCAAAACTACAGTTGTTGATAAGATAATGCAACAGCTTGATATTGAAGGAATGAATATCCTTTCCCAGGATAACTATTATCACGACAATCCGAATCTTACACTGACAGAGAGAGAAGCGCTCAACTACGACCATCCAAAGTCTATAGATTTCGATTTAATGATAAAACATGTGAAAGCTTTAAAAAACAATGAGTCTATAGAACAGCCCATTTACAGCTTTGTCACTCATTCCCGGACCGGCGACCACGTCACTGTAGAACCTAAAAATGTATTGGTAGTAGAAGGCATTCTGGTACTTACAAATAAAGAATTGCTGAAAGAATTCGATTTAAAAGTATTCGTTCATGCAGATTCCGACGAAAGACTGATCAGAAGGATCAGGAGAGATACCCAGGAAAGGGGAAGAGACCTGAATGAGGTTCTTCACCGTTACCAGACCACACTGAAGCCAATGCATCAGGAATTCATAGAACCGTCAAAGAATGAAGCCGATTTGATCATTCCGAACATGAGACAGAATTCCGTAGCGATTGATTTTTTAACTACTGTTATTAAAAATTCGTTGAGAAAACACTAA
- a CDS encoding T9SS type A sorting domain-containing protein codes for MKQKITSLILCATLCFSVVNAQESSFEMPAKNWIRENSKNLGIQDFSVLKLTSVRKGNTGETLRFQQMIKDVPVFQSEIVIHFNKDGRISYTGAESFKKEIKDIITDPSFTASEALKKAHIASNTKGTVTFEENKLVVYLTESGDTKLAYRVLTNSHDNPGSWETIVDAQNGNIISVKDIANYHHDENDSPKPAKKKSKKDVSAKKVFVSGNGYIFNPDPLSRMQVAYAGNYVDNNDATNASLDAARSLVTIPEVDFTGGVYKLKGSYAEIKDLETPSTGLFTQATNQFMFNRNDQGFEAVNAYWHVDNSLRYINETLNIACRPLTNDGILWYDPHGLDGDDNSYYSNGRLVFGEGGVDDAEDADVVLHELGHGVHDWLTNGSLSQVQGLSEGCGDYWAQSYSRSLSQWPSSAPAYNWMFSWDGHNEYWAGRITNYTVLYPGSGAIHTRGQIWASALMRIYDKIGKAKTDRAFLEGLSMTNSSTNQQSAAIAVRQAAIDMLGQFGFVCSDIAVMTQEFTAAGYTLPVYNCLLSVDDTSKKEIVSVYPNPVSDILNVSLKGNKEEKAEIYNMEGRKVMETVVGSGNGRIDVSRLQTGDYILTIKGIELSTKFIKK; via the coding sequence ATGAAACAAAAAATTACTTCTCTTATTCTTTGCGCTACTTTATGCTTTTCTGTGGTAAATGCCCAGGAATCATCTTTTGAAATGCCGGCTAAAAACTGGATCAGGGAAAACTCAAAAAATTTGGGGATTCAGGATTTCAGTGTATTGAAATTAACCTCTGTACGAAAAGGAAACACAGGTGAAACATTACGTTTTCAACAAATGATAAAAGACGTTCCTGTTTTTCAGTCTGAAATTGTGATCCATTTCAATAAAGATGGCAGAATAAGCTATACAGGAGCAGAGAGCTTTAAAAAAGAAATAAAGGATATTATTACAGATCCTTCTTTTACAGCTTCAGAAGCTCTTAAAAAAGCGCATATTGCTTCTAATACCAAAGGAACTGTGACTTTTGAAGAAAACAAGCTGGTTGTTTACCTTACAGAATCAGGAGATACAAAGCTTGCTTACAGAGTACTTACAAACTCTCATGACAACCCGGGAAGCTGGGAAACTATTGTAGATGCACAAAACGGAAATATCATAAGCGTTAAGGATATTGCCAATTACCATCATGATGAAAATGATAGTCCGAAGCCTGCTAAAAAAAAATCAAAAAAAGATGTAAGCGCTAAGAAAGTTTTCGTTTCCGGGAACGGATATATTTTCAATCCCGATCCTCTTTCCAGGATGCAGGTAGCTTACGCGGGTAATTATGTGGATAATAACGATGCCACTAATGCAAGTTTAGATGCTGCCAGAAGCCTGGTTACCATTCCTGAAGTGGATTTTACAGGCGGTGTATATAAATTAAAAGGATCTTATGCAGAGATCAAAGATCTTGAAACACCTTCCACAGGCTTATTTACCCAGGCAACCAACCAATTCATGTTTAACAGAAATGATCAGGGATTTGAGGCTGTAAATGCTTACTGGCATGTTGATAACAGCTTACGCTATATTAATGAAACATTGAATATTGCCTGCAGACCTTTAACCAATGACGGTATATTATGGTATGATCCGCACGGCCTTGATGGAGATGATAACTCTTATTACAGCAACGGAAGATTGGTTTTCGGGGAAGGAGGTGTAGATGATGCTGAAGATGCAGACGTTGTTTTGCATGAATTAGGGCATGGTGTTCATGATTGGTTAACCAACGGAAGTTTATCCCAGGTTCAGGGATTAAGCGAAGGTTGCGGCGATTACTGGGCGCAATCGTACAGCAGAAGTTTAAGCCAGTGGCCTTCATCAGCACCTGCGTACAACTGGATGTTCAGCTGGGATGGGCATAACGAATACTGGGCAGGAAGAATTACCAATTATACAGTTCTGTATCCGGGATCGGGAGCCATTCATACAAGAGGGCAGATCTGGGCTTCCGCTTTAATGAGAATATACGATAAGATCGGAAAAGCAAAAACGGACAGAGCATTTTTAGAAGGTTTGTCAATGACCAATTCATCAACAAATCAGCAGAGTGCTGCAATCGCTGTAAGACAGGCTGCCATTGATATGCTTGGGCAGTTCGGATTTGTTTGTTCGGATATAGCTGTTATGACACAGGAATTTACTGCTGCAGGATATACTTTACCGGTTTATAACTGCCTGCTAAGTGTAGATGATACTTCTAAAAAAGAAATTGTATCAGTATATCCAAACCCTGTTTCTGATATCCTGAATGTTTCATTAAAAGGAAATAAAGAAGAAAAAGCAGAAATCTACAACATGGAAGGCAGAAAAGTAATGGAAACAGTAGTAGGAAGCGGAAACGGCAGAATTGATGTCTCCAGGCTTCAGACCGGAGATTATATTCTGACCATAAAAGGAATAGAATTATCAACCAAATTTATTAAAAAATAA
- a CDS encoding ATP-dependent Clp protease adaptor ClpS, giving the protein MIFYNSIKDYEDPKRQYEEEVLVLDDTDEVYKLVLHNDDIHTFDYVIDCLIEICKHTLEQAEQCTILVHYKGKCTVKTGSMDILKPMHEKLLSRELTSEIV; this is encoded by the coding sequence ATGATTTTTTATAACAGCATAAAAGATTACGAAGATCCGAAACGCCAGTACGAAGAGGAAGTGCTGGTTCTGGATGATACGGATGAAGTGTATAAACTGGTGCTCCATAATGATGACATTCATACATTTGATTACGTAATCGACTGCCTGATCGAGATCTGTAAACATACTTTGGAACAGGCAGAACAATGTACCATATTAGTGCATTACAAAGGCAAATGCACGGTAAAAACAGGCTCAATGGATATCCTTAAACCGATGCACGAAAAACTACTTTCAAGGGAATTAACAAGCGAAATAGTATAA